One genomic region from Streptomyces sp. NBC_00582 encodes:
- a CDS encoding cytochrome P450 family protein, producing the protein MSVLAPDARDFAAEMASDAFRRDPYPVYARMRAECPVHRAPHGLWYVTRHADVEAALADLRLSNDRERMTRALVARDGRMKDLSRLTARLGRVMSNTDPPDHARLRGLVNKAFTARRIERLRAGIQQVVDRLVDGVEAAAGPVDLLAAVASPLPHTVVCELFGVPEADREQVKEWFRGLGRIHEDIDRAEQVVDAFEAYLTDLAGQRRAAPGDDLISALVTAQARGDRLTDHELLSTCFLLITAGDETTTHLIGNGLLALLRHPDQLALLRARPELIRSAVDEFVRYDSPTQTILRVAAEDVPLGGRTVPAGDLVQLVLASAGRDPARHEHPDRLDLTRPAAHRHLGFGHGPHFCLGAPLARLETELAVSTVVRRLPGLRLAVAPEDLTWRPNPLQRRLTALPVTRAHDDAHDAHDERK; encoded by the coding sequence GTGAGCGTCCTCGCCCCCGACGCCCGGGACTTCGCGGCGGAGATGGCCTCGGACGCCTTCCGCCGCGACCCCTATCCGGTCTACGCCCGGATGCGTGCCGAGTGCCCGGTCCACCGGGCGCCGCACGGCCTCTGGTACGTCACCCGGCACGCCGACGTCGAAGCGGCCCTCGCCGACCTGCGGCTGTCCAACGACCGGGAGCGGATGACGCGCGCGCTCGTCGCCCGCGACGGCCGGATGAAGGACCTGAGCCGGCTCACCGCCCGGCTGGGACGGGTGATGAGCAACACCGACCCGCCGGACCACGCCCGGCTGCGCGGCCTCGTCAACAAGGCCTTCACCGCCCGCCGGATCGAGCGACTGCGTGCGGGGATCCAGCAGGTCGTGGACCGGCTCGTCGACGGCGTCGAGGCCGCCGCGGGGCCCGTCGACCTCCTCGCCGCCGTCGCCTCCCCGCTGCCGCACACCGTCGTCTGCGAACTCTTCGGCGTGCCCGAGGCCGACCGGGAGCAGGTCAAGGAGTGGTTCCGGGGACTCGGCCGGATCCATGAGGACATCGACCGCGCCGAGCAGGTCGTCGACGCGTTCGAGGCGTACCTCACGGACCTCGCCGGACAGCGGCGCGCCGCGCCCGGCGACGACCTGATCAGCGCCCTCGTCACCGCCCAGGCCCGCGGTGACCGGCTCACCGACCACGAACTGCTGTCGACCTGCTTCCTGCTGATCACGGCCGGCGACGAGACCACCACCCACCTCATCGGCAACGGCCTCCTCGCCCTCCTGCGCCACCCGGACCAGCTCGCCCTCCTGCGCGCCCGGCCGGAGCTGATCCGCTCGGCCGTCGACGAGTTCGTCCGCTACGACAGCCCCACCCAGACCATCCTGCGGGTGGCCGCCGAGGACGTGCCGCTCGGCGGGCGGACCGTGCCCGCCGGGGACCTCGTCCAGCTCGTCCTCGCCTCCGCCGGCCGCGATCCCGCACGGCACGAGCACCCCGACCGGCTGGATCTGACCCGCCCCGCCGCCCACCGCCACCTCGGCTTCGGCCACGGCCCGCACTTCTGCCTCGGCGCGCCCCTCGCCCGGCTGGAGACCGAACTCGCCGTCTCCACCGTGGTGCGCCGACTGCCCGGTCTGCGCCTGGCCGTCGCCCCCGAGGACCTCACCTGGCGGCCCAACCCGCTCCAGCGCCGCCTCACGGCGCTCCCCGTCACCCGCGCGCACGACGACGCGCACGACGCGCACGACGAAAGGAAGTGA
- a CDS encoding MbtH family protein, whose translation MNNPFEDQDAPYLVLVNDEAQYSLWPAFADVPAGWSVAHPEDTRDACLEYVERTWTDMRPRSLVEAMDDAS comes from the coding sequence GTGAACAACCCCTTCGAGGACCAGGACGCCCCCTACCTCGTGCTCGTCAACGACGAGGCCCAGTACTCGCTGTGGCCCGCCTTCGCCGACGTGCCCGCCGGCTGGAGCGTCGCCCACCCCGAGGACACCCGCGACGCCTGCCTGGAGTACGTCGAGCGGACCTGGACCGACATGCGGCCCAGGAGTCTCGTCGAGGCGATGGACGACGCGTCGTGA